From Nitrospira sp., a single genomic window includes:
- a CDS encoding phosphatidylserine decarboxylase family protein, whose protein sequence is MADRAVGVPFAKEGIPFIAAPVGVTLLTAWLGWPVVAFLGGIATLFSAWFFRNPARVIPQGPNLIVAPGDGKVIAIEEEFEPRYLKERSVRLTIFLNVFDVHINRMPCDGVVEGIQYQPGLFLVASKPDATLRNEQNAVMIKTHNGIKVLCVQVAGLIARRIVCWISDREQAIRGERYGLIRFGSRMDTFLPIGTKIRVAVGDRVKGGETIIGELP, encoded by the coding sequence GTGGCGGATCGTGCTGTCGGTGTTCCCTTTGCCAAAGAAGGAATTCCCTTCATTGCAGCTCCTGTCGGCGTTACACTCTTGACAGCATGGCTGGGATGGCCGGTTGTTGCGTTTCTTGGTGGGATTGCAACGCTGTTCTCTGCCTGGTTTTTTCGAAACCCGGCCCGAGTGATCCCACAAGGTCCCAATCTGATTGTTGCACCCGGCGATGGCAAGGTGATCGCCATCGAGGAAGAGTTTGAGCCCCGCTACCTGAAAGAACGTAGTGTCAGGCTTACGATCTTTTTGAATGTCTTCGATGTCCACATTAACCGTATGCCTTGCGATGGGGTCGTGGAAGGTATTCAGTATCAGCCGGGGTTGTTTTTGGTTGCGAGCAAGCCGGATGCAACGCTGCGGAACGAACAGAACGCTGTGATGATCAAGACGCACAACGGCATCAAGGTGTTGTGTGTGCAAGTCGCGGGGCTGATCGCTCGGCGAATCGTCTGTTGGATCTCGGATCGGGAGCAGGCGATACGTGGTGAGCGATATGGCTTGATCCGGTTCGGGTCGCGCATGGATACGTTCCTTCCGATAGGTACAAAGATTCGGGTGGCGGTGGGTGATCGTGTGAAAGGCGGCGAAACCATTATTGGAGAGTTGCCATGA
- the ilvC gene encoding ketol-acid reductoisomerase, protein MNISYDKDADIQQIRNKKVAVIGYGSQGHAHALNMKESGVTVVIGLREGASWKKAEQSGLKVMPVADAVKASDVIMILAPDEAQASIYRQDIAPNLKPGAYLAFGHGFNIHFGQIVPPPSINVFMVAPKGPGHLVRSEYTKGSGVPCLLAIHQDPSGTTRQVGLAYASAIGGGRAGVIETNFREETETDLFGEQAVLCGGLTSLIQAGYETLVEAGYSPEMAYFECLHEVKLIVDLIYQGGIANMRYSISTTAKYGDVTRGPRVVTEQTKQEMKKILDEIQTGRFAREWVLENQANRPVYNALLAKGETHPIEAVGAKLRGMMPWLKKDQLVDKTKN, encoded by the coding sequence TATCCAACAGATTCGAAACAAGAAGGTTGCCGTGATCGGCTATGGCAGCCAGGGACATGCGCATGCGCTCAATATGAAAGAGAGCGGTGTGACTGTCGTGATCGGCTTGCGAGAAGGCGCCTCATGGAAGAAAGCAGAGCAGAGTGGACTCAAAGTTATGCCGGTTGCCGATGCGGTGAAGGCCTCGGATGTCATCATGATTCTTGCTCCGGATGAAGCGCAAGCGTCTATCTACCGGCAGGATATCGCACCCAATCTCAAACCGGGAGCATATCTGGCGTTTGGGCATGGATTCAACATTCACTTTGGCCAAATTGTGCCTCCGCCTTCAATTAATGTCTTCATGGTTGCTCCCAAGGGGCCAGGACACCTCGTCCGTTCAGAATATACGAAGGGCAGCGGGGTTCCGTGTCTCCTTGCGATTCATCAGGACCCCAGTGGGACCACGAGACAGGTTGGATTGGCGTATGCGAGTGCGATCGGCGGTGGACGAGCTGGTGTCATTGAAACGAATTTCCGCGAAGAAACTGAGACCGATTTATTTGGCGAACAGGCAGTGCTTTGCGGAGGACTGACGTCGTTGATCCAGGCCGGGTATGAAACCTTGGTCGAAGCTGGGTACTCGCCAGAAATGGCGTATTTTGAATGTTTGCACGAGGTCAAGCTGATCGTTGATTTGATCTATCAGGGTGGGATTGCCAATATGCGCTACTCGATCAGCACGACGGCGAAGTATGGCGATGTGACGCGAGGCCCGCGTGTGGTGACTGAACAGACGAAGCAGGAGATGAAGAAGATTTTGGATGAAATCCAGACCGGGCGGTTTGCCAGGGAGTGGGTCTTGGAGAATCAAGCCAATCGACCGGTGTACAATGCGTTGCTTGCCAAAGGCGAGACGCATCCCATCGAGGCGGTTGGTGCGAAGCTGCGTGGAATGATGCCGTGGCTCAAGAAAGATCAACTCGTCGATAAGACGAAGAACTGA